From the genome of Lotus japonicus ecotype B-129 chromosome 6, LjGifu_v1.2, one region includes:
- the LOC130723327 gene encoding protein transport protein SFT2 has product MQNWFSGGTTDDDQKASSSLLADWNSYASSQEPADSALSFDLESAVRSANDTVSGTFSVVSKGVRDLPGNFQSATSSVPSGKALAYFGLLLGSGVFFVFIAFTLFLPVMVVMPQKFAICFTLGCGFIIGSFFALKGPKYQLAHMLSKERLPFTLVFLGSMIGTIYVSMVVHSYILSVVFSVVQVLSLGYYAISYFPGGSAGMKFLTSALTSSIMRCFGR; this is encoded by the exons ATGCAGAATTGGTTCTCCGGCGGCACCACCGACGACGATCAGAAGGCGTCGTCGTCTTTGCTGGCCGATTGGAACTCCTACGCATCCTCCCAGGAGCCCGCCGATTCGGCCCTTTCCTTCGATCTCGAATCCGCAGTTCGGTCTGCAAACGACACCGTTTCCGGCACTTTCAGCGT GGTTTCTAAAGGTGTGAGAGATCTACCAGGCAACTTCCAGTCTGCCACTAGTAGTGTTCCTTCTGGCAAGGCACTCGCGTATTTTGGTTTGCTTTTAGGAAGTGGGGTCTTCTTTGTTTTCATAGCGTTTACATTGTTCCTGCCTGTCATGGTGGTTATGCCCCAAAAATTTGCTATATGCTTCACTCTTGGATGTGGATTTATTATTGGATCGTTCTTTGCTCTCAAGGGTCCAAAATATCAGCTTGCTCACATGTTGTCAAAGGAG AGGCTTCCTTTCACATTGGTTTTTCTAGGCAGTATGATTGGTACAATATATGTATCCATGGTGGTTCACAGCTATATTCTCTCTGTGGTATTCTCTGTGGTACAG GTTCTCTCACTTGGGTACTATGCTATATCATACTTTCCTGGTGGATCTGCTGGGATGAAATTTCTGACTTCTGCTCTTACCTCCTCAATAATGAGATGTTTTGGGAGGTGA